A region from the Afifella aestuarii genome encodes:
- the murC gene encoding UDP-N-acetylmuramate--L-alanine ligase, protein MKMPYNIGPIHFVGIGGIGMSGIAEVLINQGCQVQGSDVSDSPNVARLRAKGAEVMIGHAAENLRNAAVVVVSSAIKRDNPELQAARTQGLPVVRRAEMLAELMRLKSAVAIGGTHGKTTTTSMVAALLDAGGLDPTVINGGIINAYGTNARMGDGEWMVVEADESDGTFVKLPADVAVVTNIDPEHLDHYGSFEKVREAFMAFVENVPFYGFAVMCLDHPEVQALVKRIEDRRIITYGSNLQAEVRFHSVSFVPGESHFSIERRDRLTGETETLSDLVLPMPGIHNVSNATAAIAVARALGVSEADVRKGLASFGGVKRRFTLTGTWNGVAIYDDYGHHPVEISAVLKAARASCRGRVIAVVQPHRYSRLHNLFDQFCACFNDADTVIVADVYSAGEDPIEGADRDSLVDGLRAGGHRDVRPLPSEAELARMIADVAKPDDMVLCLGAGSISKWANALPGELDARDEAA, encoded by the coding sequence ATGAAAATGCCTTACAACATCGGCCCGATCCATTTCGTGGGGATCGGCGGCATCGGCATGAGCGGCATCGCTGAGGTGCTGATCAATCAGGGTTGCCAGGTCCAGGGGTCCGATGTCTCCGACAGCCCGAATGTCGCCCGCCTGCGCGCCAAGGGAGCTGAGGTGATGATCGGGCACGCGGCGGAAAATCTTCGCAACGCGGCGGTGGTCGTTGTCTCTTCGGCCATCAAGCGCGACAACCCGGAACTCCAAGCAGCGCGGACGCAAGGTCTGCCCGTGGTCCGGCGGGCGGAGATGCTGGCGGAGCTCATGCGACTCAAATCCGCGGTTGCGATCGGCGGCACGCACGGCAAGACCACGACCACGTCCATGGTGGCGGCTCTGCTCGACGCTGGAGGGCTCGACCCGACCGTCATCAATGGCGGCATCATCAACGCCTACGGCACCAATGCCCGCATGGGCGACGGCGAATGGATGGTGGTGGAGGCGGACGAGAGCGACGGCACCTTCGTCAAGCTGCCGGCCGACGTCGCCGTCGTGACGAATATCGATCCGGAACATCTCGACCATTACGGCTCCTTCGAAAAGGTGCGCGAAGCCTTCATGGCCTTCGTGGAGAACGTGCCCTTCTACGGCTTTGCCGTGATGTGCCTCGATCATCCCGAGGTGCAGGCGCTGGTGAAGCGCATCGAAGACCGGCGCATCATCACCTACGGCTCCAATCTCCAGGCTGAGGTTCGGTTTCACTCGGTGAGCTTCGTGCCGGGTGAATCGCATTTCTCGATCGAGCGGCGCGACCGGCTGACTGGCGAAACGGAGACGCTTTCCGACCTCGTTCTGCCGATGCCGGGCATCCACAACGTCTCGAACGCGACGGCTGCGATCGCAGTCGCCCGGGCGCTCGGCGTATCGGAAGCGGATGTGCGCAAGGGGCTCGCCTCGTTCGGCGGTGTCAAACGCCGCTTCACGCTGACGGGCACCTGGAACGGCGTCGCCATCTATGACGATTACGGCCACCATCCGGTGGAGATTTCGGCCGTCTTGAAGGCCGCCCGCGCGAGCTGCCGCGGCCGCGTCATCGCTGTCGTGCAGCCGCACCGCTACAGCCGCCTCCACAATCTCTTCGATCAGTTCTGCGCCTGCTTCAACGATGCCGATACCGTCATCGTGGCGGACGTTTATTCGGCGGGCGAAGACCCGATCGAAGGGGCCGATCGCGACAGTCTCGTCGATGGGTTGCGCGCCGGCGGACATCGCGACGTGCGACCGCTTCCGAGCGAAGCCGAGCTTGCCCGCATGATCGCCGATGTCGCGAAGCCGGACGACATGGTCTTGTGCCTCGGCGCGGGCTCTATCTCGAAATGGGCCAATGCTCTGCCGGGTGAGCTCGATGCGCGAGACGAGGCCGCGTGA
- the murB gene encoding UDP-N-acetylmuramate dehydrogenase yields MRAQELEGLLDGFRGRLKANEPLAPIVWLRAGGPADLLAMPADVDDLAFLLKALPEEVPVTVIGLGSNLLIRDGGIEGVVIRLSGKGLGKIEVDGDLIRVGTALPDKLFAKAALDAGLGGFAFYHGIPGGLGGALRMNAGANGGETCDRLIEVVALDRQGNRHVLTQAEMGYSYRHSDAPKDLIFVEALFRGEKRPEDEIRAEMDAVQKHREEAQPIKTRTGGSTFKNPLGQRAWELIDAAGCRGLRIGGARVSEMHCNFLINEDDASAYDLELLGETVRARVLAHSGVRLDWEVRRLGRFGETGEVEPFLGA; encoded by the coding sequence ATGCGCGCTCAGGAACTCGAGGGCCTGCTCGACGGCTTCCGCGGCAGGCTGAAGGCGAACGAGCCGCTCGCGCCGATCGTCTGGCTGCGGGCCGGCGGGCCGGCGGATCTTCTCGCCATGCCGGCCGATGTCGATGATCTCGCCTTTCTTCTGAAAGCTCTGCCCGAAGAGGTGCCGGTGACCGTAATCGGTCTCGGCTCCAATCTCCTCATCCGTGATGGCGGGATCGAAGGCGTGGTTATACGCCTCTCAGGCAAAGGACTGGGTAAGATCGAGGTCGATGGTGATCTCATTCGCGTCGGCACCGCGCTTCCCGACAAGCTTTTTGCGAAGGCGGCGCTCGATGCGGGCCTCGGCGGCTTCGCGTTTTATCATGGGATACCGGGCGGGCTCGGCGGGGCGCTCAGGATGAATGCGGGCGCCAATGGCGGTGAAACCTGTGATCGGCTGATCGAGGTCGTGGCGCTCGACCGTCAGGGCAACCGCCATGTGCTGACGCAGGCGGAGATGGGCTATTCCTACCGCCACAGCGACGCGCCCAAGGATCTCATCTTCGTCGAAGCGCTCTTTAGGGGCGAGAAACGGCCCGAGGACGAAATCCGAGCCGAGATGGATGCGGTGCAAAAACACCGGGAAGAGGCGCAACCGATCAAGACCCGCACCGGCGGTTCGACCTTCAAGAATCCCCTCGGCCAGCGTGCCTGGGAGCTGATCGATGCCGCCGGCTGCCGGGGGCTCAGGATTGGCGGGGCGCGCGTTTCCGAGATGCATTGCAACTTCCTCATCAACGAGGATGACGCCAGCGCCTACGACCTTGAATTGTTGGGCGAGACGGTGAGGGCGCGGGTTCTCGCCCATTCCGGCGTGCGGCTCGACTGGGAGGTCCGGCGCCTCGGCCGGTTCGGCGAGACGGGCGAGGTCGAGCCGTTCCTGGGTGCGTGA